The Azospirillum lipoferum 4B genomic sequence ACCGGCTGCCTCGGATCGGCGGGCGTGCCGTCCGGTATGTGGGTCCCCGCGGGCGGGTCGAGCAGCCTGGTCATCAGGTGCCGCGCGGACGTCGGGGATGGCAGCCGGGCGGCGGTTCGTTCAGGATCGCCCAGAAGCTGCCGATATCGCGGATGGCGTCGAAGAACTCCTTGAAGCCGACCGGCTTGACGACGAAGGCGTTCACCCCCAGCCGGTAGCTGCGGACAAGATCCTGCTCCTCCTTGGAGGAGGTCAGCATGACCACGGGGATGGCGCGGGTGCTGTCATTGGCCTTGATCCGCTGCAGCACCTCGATCCCGTCCACCTTCGGCAGCTTGATGTCGAGGATGATGACGGCCGGATATTTCGGATCGGTCGGCTTGGACACCGCCTGACCATCGGCGTGGAACAGATAGGACAGCGCTTCCGCCCCGTCGCGGGCGACGACGATGTCGTTGGCGAGCTGCGCCTCGGCGAAAGCCTCCAGCGTCAGCTCCAGGTCCTTCGGGTTGTCCTCGACCAGCAGGATCGGTTTCAGCGTGGCCATTGGGCTACCTCGATTCGGCGGTTGCGGACCGCGGCAGGGAGAAATGGAAGGTCGCACCGTGGTCGAGCCTGCTTTCCGCCCACACCCGGCCACCGTGGCGCTCCACGATGCGGCGGACATTGGCGAGGCCGATGCCGATGCCTTCGAACTCCTCCTCGCGGTGCAGGCGCTGGAATACGCCGAAGAGTTTACCGGCATAG encodes the following:
- a CDS encoding response regulator, with translation MATLKPILLVEDNPKDLELTLEAFAEAQLANDIVVARDGAEALSYLFHADGQAVSKPTDPKYPAVIILDIKLPKVDGIEVLQRIKANDSTRAIPVVMLTSSKEEQDLVRSYRLGVNAFVVKPVGFKEFFDAIRDIGSFWAILNEPPPGCHPRRPRGT